One genomic window of Xanthobacter dioxanivorans includes the following:
- the paoA gene encoding aldehyde dehydrogenase iron-sulfur subunit PaoA, whose product MQRPCASHVSRRDLPVAGAASVADATPKAPLSGPDAPVIGRVSFRVNGVARELDIDTRTTLLDVLREHLHLTGTKKGCDHGQCGACTVILDGQRINSCLTLAVMHQDGAVTTIEGLGTPEALHPMQAAFVRHDGYQCGYCTPGQICSAVAVLAEIKAGIPSHVTADLTAPPPLTPDELRERMSGNICRCGAYSNIVEAITEVAGSAA is encoded by the coding sequence ATGCAGAGGCCCTGCGCATCCCATGTGTCCCGGCGCGACCTCCCGGTCGCGGGGGCCGCCTCGGTGGCCGATGCCACCCCCAAGGCTCCCCTGTCCGGCCCGGACGCGCCGGTGATCGGACGGGTCTCTTTCCGGGTGAACGGCGTGGCGCGGGAACTTGACATCGACACCCGTACGACACTGCTCGACGTCCTGCGTGAACACCTGCACCTGACGGGAACGAAGAAAGGCTGCGACCACGGCCAGTGCGGCGCCTGCACGGTGATCCTGGACGGCCAGCGCATCAATTCCTGCCTCACCCTGGCGGTGATGCACCAAGACGGCGCGGTCACCACCATCGAAGGCCTGGGCACGCCCGAGGCGCTGCACCCCATGCAGGCCGCTTTCGTGAGGCATGACGGCTATCAGTGCGGATACTGCACGCCGGGCCAGATCTGCTCGGCCGTCGCCGTCCTTGCCGAGATCAAGGCCGGCATCCCCAGCCACGTCACCGCCGACCTCACCGCGCCGCCGCCCCTCACCCCGGACGAGCTGCGCGAGCGCATGAGCGGCAACATCTGCCGCTGCGGCGCCTATTCCAACATCGTCGAGGCCATCACCGAAGTGGCAGGGAGCGCGGCATGA
- a CDS encoding DUF1850 domain-containing protein yields the protein MAAVACLVAGAQVVRLAAVFTLAWTHSVQKSEWQEDWRATPGGLVLQEVRVQGSGAGMEPPEGAVRAGGFYVARPQLAPQLSVILRRSGATADWRVCTQGRCRPMGDLVAADADPVELKICD from the coding sequence TTGGCCGCCGTCGCCTGCCTGGTCGCCGGGGCGCAGGTGGTGCGGCTCGCCGCCGTCTTCACCCTCGCCTGGACCCACTCGGTGCAGAAGAGCGAGTGGCAGGAGGACTGGCGCGCCACCCCCGGCGGCCTGGTGCTGCAGGAAGTGCGCGTGCAGGGCTCCGGCGCCGGCATGGAGCCGCCCGAGGGCGCGGTGCGCGCGGGCGGCTTCTATGTGGCGCGCCCGCAGCTGGCGCCGCAGCTTTCGGTCATCCTGCGCCGCTCTGGCGCCACCGCCGACTGGCGGGTGTGCACGCAGGGGCGCTGCCGCCCCATGGGCGACCTGGTGGCCGCCGACGCCGACCCGGTCGAGCTGAAGATCTGCGATTGA
- a CDS encoding alpha-ketoacid dehydrogenase subunit alpha/beta, whose protein sequence is MATHADLIPAAPWRELTTTREDWNAADPALLGTMLTSMVLIRAFEEKVLELAGQGLVHGPAHSAIGQEGGATGSAVMMRASDQVNGSHRAHHQFLAKSLAYVAPDGLAPTAPFAGDVRDLSKKTLAEILGLAQGFCKGRGGSMHLRWAQAGNLGTNAIVGGGVPLAAGAAFAHKRAGTGDAAFTYFGDGATNIGSVLETMNLASAWKLPLCFFIENNRYAVSTHVEESTAETRLSARGLGFAIPAWKVDGMDPLAVALATAEALEVMRSGGGPTLIEADVYRFFHQNGPLPGSAFGYRTREEEQAWRRRDPIDLVAREMAQRQLIGEAEVAALRARAKALMEDVAGELVEMVDGKRRIVPALWPSPDFRDFGIRGDLSELAGVRTEELETFSGIIDPQARFVDVVADVMHRRMEQDPRIVVMGEDVHRLKGGTNGATRGLKEAFGDRVLGTPISENAFAGLAGGAAMDGRVVPVVEFMYPDFMWVAADQVFNQIGKARHMFGGDIEVPLVLRSKVAMGTGYGSQHSMDPAGIYATAVGWRIVAASTPFDYVGLMNSALACKDPVLVLEHVDLYNSKGPAPVDDLDYFIPLGKAKVVREGSALTILTYLSMVKPTLEEVERLGVDAEVIDLRSLDRAGLDWQTIEASIAKTGNVLVVEQGSLGTSYGGMLAAEIQARCFDALDQPVQRVHGGEASPSISKVLEAAACAGPKDIEAGIRRVMADQGLALA, encoded by the coding sequence ATGGCGACCCATGCCGACCTGATACCCGCCGCCCCCTGGCGTGAGCTGACCACCACCCGCGAGGACTGGAACGCGGCCGATCCCGCTCTGCTCGGCACCATGCTCACCTCCATGGTGCTGATCCGCGCCTTCGAGGAGAAGGTGCTGGAGCTGGCCGGGCAGGGGCTGGTGCACGGCCCGGCGCACTCGGCCATCGGGCAGGAGGGCGGCGCCACCGGCTCGGCCGTGATGATGCGGGCGTCCGACCAGGTGAACGGCTCGCACCGCGCCCACCACCAGTTCCTCGCCAAGTCGCTGGCCTATGTGGCGCCGGACGGCCTTGCCCCCACCGCCCCATTCGCCGGCGACGTGCGCGATCTCTCCAAGAAGACGCTGGCGGAAATCCTTGGCCTTGCCCAGGGCTTCTGCAAGGGGCGCGGTGGCTCCATGCACCTGCGCTGGGCGCAGGCGGGCAATCTCGGCACCAATGCCATCGTCGGCGGCGGCGTGCCGCTGGCGGCGGGGGCCGCCTTCGCCCACAAGCGGGCGGGCACTGGCGATGCCGCCTTCACCTATTTCGGCGATGGCGCCACCAATATCGGCTCGGTGCTGGAGACCATGAACCTCGCCTCGGCGTGGAAGCTGCCGCTCTGCTTCTTCATCGAGAACAACCGCTATGCGGTTTCCACCCATGTGGAGGAGTCCACCGCCGAGACGCGCCTGTCGGCGCGCGGACTGGGCTTCGCCATCCCCGCCTGGAAGGTGGACGGCATGGACCCGCTGGCGGTGGCGCTGGCGACGGCCGAGGCGCTGGAGGTGATGCGCTCCGGTGGCGGTCCCACCCTCATCGAGGCGGACGTCTACCGTTTCTTCCACCAGAACGGACCGCTGCCGGGCAGCGCCTTCGGCTATCGCACCCGCGAGGAGGAGCAGGCCTGGCGCCGGCGCGATCCCATCGACCTCGTGGCCCGCGAGATGGCCCAGCGCCAGCTCATCGGCGAGGCGGAGGTCGCCGCCCTGCGCGCCCGCGCCAAGGCGCTGATGGAGGACGTGGCCGGAGAGCTGGTGGAGATGGTGGACGGCAAGCGCCGCATCGTCCCGGCCCTGTGGCCCTCGCCGGACTTCCGCGACTTCGGCATCCGCGGCGACCTCTCGGAGCTCGCCGGCGTGCGCACGGAGGAGCTGGAGACCTTTTCCGGCATCATCGACCCGCAGGCACGCTTCGTGGACGTGGTGGCCGACGTGATGCACCGGCGGATGGAGCAGGACCCGCGCATCGTGGTGATGGGCGAGGACGTGCACCGGCTGAAGGGCGGCACCAACGGCGCCACCCGCGGCCTCAAGGAGGCGTTCGGCGACCGGGTGCTCGGCACCCCCATCAGCGAGAACGCCTTCGCCGGCCTTGCCGGCGGCGCGGCCATGGACGGGCGGGTCGTCCCGGTGGTGGAGTTCATGTATCCCGACTTCATGTGGGTCGCCGCCGACCAGGTGTTCAACCAGATCGGCAAGGCGCGGCACATGTTCGGCGGCGACATCGAGGTGCCCCTGGTGCTGCGCTCCAAGGTGGCCATGGGCACGGGCTACGGCTCGCAGCATTCCATGGACCCCGCCGGCATCTACGCCACCGCGGTGGGCTGGCGCATCGTCGCCGCCTCCACCCCGTTCGACTATGTGGGGCTGATGAACAGCGCGCTGGCCTGCAAGGACCCGGTGCTCGTGCTGGAGCACGTGGACCTTTATAATTCCAAGGGCCCGGCGCCGGTGGACGACCTCGACTATTTCATCCCCCTCGGCAAGGCCAAGGTGGTGCGCGAGGGATCGGCGCTGACCATCCTCACCTATCTGTCCATGGTGAAGCCGACCCTGGAGGAAGTGGAGCGGCTCGGCGTCGACGCCGAGGTCATCGACCTGCGCAGCCTCGACCGCGCCGGCCTCGACTGGCAGACCATCGAGGCCTCCATCGCCAAGACCGGCAACGTGCTGGTGGTGGAGCAGGGCTCGCTGGGCACCTCCTATGGCGGCATGCTGGCGGCCGAGATCCAGGCCCGCTGCTTCGACGCCCTCGACCAGCCGGTGCAGCGCGTCCATGGCGGGGAGGCCTCGCCCTCCATTTCCAAGGTGCTGGAAGCCGCGGCCTGCGCCGGGCCGAAGGACATCGAGGCCGGCATCCGCCGCGTGATGGCCGACCAGGGCCTCGCCCTCGCCTGA
- a CDS encoding TAXI family TRAP transporter solute-binding subunit produces the protein MQRIITTVRASRAAARLGALALASTLVLAPGAARAEFVNVLTGGTSGVYYPLGVAISKVIGEKVPGTRPSVQATKASVENLNLIEQGKGEVAFTLADSLADGAAGKEEAGFKAPLTKVVALGGIYPNYIQIVASKDSGIKSIADLKGKRISVGAPKSGTELNARAILGAAGIKYSDLGKLEYLPFAESVELMKNRQLDATLQSAGLGVASIKDLANSVPIVVVEVPPAVIEKIGAPYLKATIPANTYEGQVADVATAAVPNFLVTRSSMKDDDVYAITKAIYDNLPELAAAHAAARGIKVGDAMKGSPVAFHPGAARYFKEKGVTP, from the coding sequence GTGCAACGCATCATCACCACAGTCCGTGCCTCCAGGGCGGCGGCTCGCCTCGGCGCGCTCGCCCTTGCCTCGACGCTTGTCCTTGCCCCGGGCGCGGCGAGGGCGGAATTCGTCAACGTCCTCACCGGCGGCACGTCGGGCGTCTATTATCCCCTGGGGGTCGCCATCTCGAAAGTGATCGGCGAGAAGGTGCCGGGCACGCGGCCATCGGTGCAGGCCACCAAGGCCTCGGTGGAAAATCTCAACCTCATCGAGCAGGGCAAGGGCGAGGTCGCCTTCACCCTCGCCGACAGCCTGGCGGACGGGGCGGCCGGCAAGGAGGAAGCGGGCTTCAAGGCGCCGCTGACCAAGGTGGTGGCGCTGGGCGGCATCTATCCCAACTACATCCAGATCGTCGCCTCGAAGGATTCGGGCATCAAGAGCATCGCCGACCTCAAGGGCAAGCGCATCTCGGTGGGCGCACCCAAATCCGGCACCGAGCTCAACGCCCGTGCCATTCTCGGCGCGGCGGGCATCAAGTATTCTGATCTCGGCAAGCTGGAATACCTGCCCTTCGCCGAATCCGTGGAGCTGATGAAGAACCGGCAGCTCGATGCCACGCTCCAGTCGGCGGGTCTCGGCGTCGCCTCCATCAAGGACCTCGCCAATTCGGTGCCGATCGTGGTGGTGGAGGTGCCACCTGCGGTGATCGAGAAGATCGGCGCGCCCTATCTCAAGGCGACCATTCCGGCCAACACCTATGAGGGCCAGGTGGCCGACGTCGCCACCGCCGCGGTGCCCAACTTCCTCGTCACCCGCTCCAGCATGAAGGACGACGACGTCTACGCCATCACCAAGGCGATCTACGACAACCTGCCGGAGCTGGCGGCGGCGCATGCGGCGGCGCGGGGCATCAAGGTCGGGGATGCCATGAAGGGGTCCCCGGTGGCGTTCCATCCGGGCGCCGCCCGGTACTTCAAGGAAAAGGGCGTGACGCCCTGA
- a CDS encoding VOC family protein, producing the protein MVIEDQHFQAADAHGLPGLRGTDHIGFTVPDIDEAVRFFVDVIGCTPVYELGPFQAEDDWMARQLNVDPRTVMKKLVFLRCGFGSNFEVFQYIAPDQRSTPPRNSDVGGHHLAFYVDDMDAAVAHLRRHGATICGEPVLRQAGPSGGQTWVYFLTPWGMQCELVSFPHGKAYERTSALRLWHPADPAGGLEAAPPGAPAG; encoded by the coding sequence ATGGTCATCGAGGATCAGCATTTCCAGGCGGCGGACGCGCACGGGCTTCCCGGCCTGCGGGGCACCGACCATATCGGCTTCACGGTTCCCGATATCGATGAAGCGGTGCGCTTCTTCGTCGACGTCATCGGCTGCACGCCGGTCTACGAGCTCGGCCCCTTCCAGGCGGAGGACGACTGGATGGCGCGCCAGCTCAATGTCGATCCGCGCACGGTGATGAAGAAGCTGGTGTTCCTGCGCTGCGGGTTCGGCTCGAATTTCGAGGTCTTCCAGTACATCGCCCCGGACCAGCGCAGCACGCCTCCGCGCAATTCCGACGTGGGCGGCCATCATCTGGCGTTCTACGTGGACGACATGGACGCCGCCGTCGCGCACCTGCGCCGTCACGGCGCCACCATCTGCGGGGAGCCGGTGCTGCGGCAGGCCGGCCCCAGCGGCGGGCAGACCTGGGTCTATTTCCTCACGCCCTGGGGCATGCAGTGCGAGCTGGTGAGCTTTCCGCACGGCAAGGCCTATGAGCGCACCTCCGCGCTCCGGCTCTGGCATCCTGCCGACCCGGCGGGCGGGCTCGAGGCGGCGCCGCCCGGCGCGCCCGCGGGCTGA
- a CDS encoding FAD binding domain-containing protein, whose product MKPFTYERASSPAEAAAAAARNPAARFIAGGTNLLDLMKLEIETPSQLIDVNGLALDTIAATPDGGLRIGALVRNTALAADFRVRRDYALLSRALLAGASGQLRNKATTAGNLLQRTRCPYFYDTDQACNKRRPGSGCAAIGGFTRQLAVIGASEACIATHPSDMAVALRALDARVETVRPDGTARSIPIADLHRLPGETPHLETSLVPGELITAVTLPKPVGGTHVYRKVRDRASYAFALVSVAMIRQEDGTGRVALGGVAPKPWRVEAAEAEMARGARTVAAHLLADAKPTTDNAFKLTLVERTLGAVMAEARG is encoded by the coding sequence ATGAAGCCCTTTACCTACGAGCGCGCTTCCTCGCCGGCCGAAGCCGCCGCCGCGGCGGCGCGCAATCCGGCGGCGCGGTTCATTGCCGGCGGCACCAACCTCCTCGACCTGATGAAACTCGAGATCGAGACCCCCTCCCAGCTCATCGACGTCAACGGGCTTGCCCTGGACACCATCGCGGCAACGCCGGACGGCGGCCTGCGCATCGGCGCGCTGGTGCGCAACACCGCACTGGCGGCCGACTTTCGGGTGCGCCGCGACTATGCCCTGCTGTCGCGCGCCCTGCTGGCCGGCGCATCCGGCCAGTTGCGGAACAAGGCGACCACCGCCGGCAACCTGCTCCAGCGCACGCGCTGCCCCTATTTCTACGACACCGACCAGGCCTGCAACAAACGCCGCCCCGGCAGTGGCTGCGCGGCCATCGGCGGCTTCACCCGCCAGTTGGCGGTGATCGGCGCCAGCGAGGCCTGCATCGCCACCCATCCGAGCGACATGGCGGTGGCCCTGCGCGCCCTCGATGCGCGGGTGGAAACCGTGCGGCCCGACGGCACCGCGCGGAGCATTCCCATTGCCGACCTCCACCGCCTGCCCGGCGAGACGCCCCACCTGGAGACCTCGCTGGTGCCGGGCGAGCTCATCACTGCCGTGACCCTGCCCAAGCCGGTGGGTGGCACGCACGTCTACCGCAAGGTCCGCGACCGCGCCTCCTACGCGTTCGCCCTCGTCTCGGTGGCGATGATCCGGCAAGAGGACGGGACCGGGCGGGTTGCGCTCGGCGGCGTGGCGCCCAAGCCGTGGCGGGTCGAGGCCGCCGAGGCGGAGATGGCCCGCGGCGCCAGGACTGTGGCCGCTCATCTCCTCGCCGACGCGAAACCCACCACTGACAATGCCTTCAAGCTCACGCTGGTGGAGCGCACGCTCGGCGCGGTGATGGCGGAAGCAAGGGGCTGA
- a CDS encoding TRAP transporter permease — MTSSLHTPATTPPVSHDISTPGHGAAVVVDDALLDLTWGPGGWGRTVFWIAVAFSTFQVITAAWSPLPSQIVRSVHVGFLLLVVFAIAGNHLAGGRRLALWGLGVVSFIVGLYHWVFYSDLIQRAGDPSTMDIVVGTLAVALVFEGSRRLMGASLPLICGVFILYGLFGEYLPAPLDHRPFDYVQVVDQMFLGTEGIYGTPTYVSSSFIFLFILFGAFLERAGMIQLFNDLAMGTVGHAKGGPAKVAVISSALMGTINGSGVANVVTTGQFTIPLMKRFGYKPAFAGAVEATASMGGQIMPPVMGAVAFIMAETIDVPYATIATAAVIPAFLYFFTVFAMVHLEAGKGGLSGLPKAQCPDAWRALTTRWYLMLPLVALVWLLFSGYTPLFAGTVGLALTALIVLGTPVARVIGPQGLRIVFWIVLGIAAASFLEYGINGVAAAVGALVVILLFVKGGRETLRISIESMADGARNALPVGIACALVGTMIGVFTLTGVATTFATFVVEVGKSSLFLSLVLTMIACLILGMGLPTIPNYIITASIAGPALLSLGVPLIVSHMFVFYFGIMADLTPPVALAAFAAAPIAGASGQAIGWIATRIALAGYVVPFMAVYSPALMLQDGDPMAAVIGFWPAVAYVFVKAVVAIILWAGTATGYLLGPLNVVERFIGFAAAALLILSLPWTDEVGFATAAAFIAWHYWRTRNATPARA; from the coding sequence ATGACATCCTCGCTCCACACCCCCGCCACCACGCCTCCGGTCAGCCATGACATCAGCACGCCCGGCCATGGCGCCGCGGTGGTGGTGGACGATGCTCTGCTGGACCTTACCTGGGGTCCCGGCGGGTGGGGGCGGACGGTGTTCTGGATCGCGGTGGCCTTCTCCACCTTCCAGGTGATCACCGCCGCCTGGAGCCCGCTGCCGAGCCAGATCGTGCGGTCGGTGCATGTGGGCTTCCTGCTGCTGGTGGTGTTCGCCATCGCCGGCAACCATCTCGCTGGTGGCCGGCGCCTTGCCTTGTGGGGGCTCGGCGTCGTGTCCTTCATCGTCGGCCTGTATCACTGGGTGTTCTATTCGGACCTGATCCAGCGCGCGGGCGACCCGTCCACCATGGACATCGTGGTCGGAACCCTGGCCGTCGCGCTGGTGTTCGAGGGATCGCGGCGGCTGATGGGGGCCTCGCTGCCCCTCATCTGCGGCGTCTTCATCCTGTACGGCCTGTTCGGCGAGTATCTGCCGGCGCCCCTCGACCATCGCCCGTTCGACTACGTGCAGGTGGTGGACCAGATGTTCCTCGGCACCGAGGGCATCTACGGCACGCCCACCTACGTGTCGTCGTCCTTCATCTTCCTGTTCATCCTGTTCGGCGCGTTCCTGGAGCGCGCGGGGATGATCCAGCTGTTCAACGACCTCGCCATGGGCACGGTGGGCCACGCCAAGGGCGGCCCGGCCAAGGTGGCGGTGATCTCCTCGGCGCTGATGGGCACCATCAACGGCTCCGGTGTCGCCAACGTGGTCACCACCGGCCAGTTCACCATCCCGCTGATGAAGCGCTTCGGCTACAAGCCGGCCTTCGCCGGCGCGGTGGAGGCGACAGCCTCCATGGGGGGCCAGATCATGCCGCCGGTGATGGGGGCCGTGGCCTTCATCATGGCCGAGACCATCGACGTGCCCTATGCCACCATCGCCACGGCGGCGGTGATCCCGGCCTTCCTCTACTTCTTCACCGTGTTCGCCATGGTGCATCTGGAGGCGGGAAAGGGCGGCCTGTCCGGCCTGCCCAAGGCCCAGTGCCCGGACGCCTGGCGGGCGCTGACGACCCGCTGGTACCTGATGTTGCCCCTGGTGGCGCTGGTGTGGCTGCTGTTCTCCGGCTACACGCCGCTCTTCGCCGGCACGGTGGGCCTTGCCCTCACGGCGCTGATCGTGCTCGGCACGCCGGTGGCGCGGGTCATCGGCCCCCAGGGCCTGCGCATCGTGTTCTGGATCGTGCTCGGCATCGCGGCTGCGAGCTTCCTCGAATATGGCATCAATGGCGTCGCGGCGGCGGTGGGCGCCCTCGTGGTGATCCTGCTGTTCGTGAAGGGCGGGCGCGAGACCCTGCGCATCAGCATCGAAAGCATGGCGGACGGGGCGCGCAACGCGCTTCCGGTGGGCATCGCCTGCGCCCTCGTGGGCACCATGATCGGCGTGTTCACCCTGACCGGGGTCGCCACGACCTTCGCCACCTTCGTGGTGGAGGTGGGCAAGAGCTCCCTGTTCCTGTCCCTCGTGCTGACCATGATCGCCTGCCTCATCCTCGGCATGGGGCTGCCGACCATCCCCAACTACATCATCACCGCCTCCATCGCCGGGCCGGCGCTCCTCTCCCTCGGCGTGCCGCTCATCGTCTCGCACATGTTCGTCTTCTATTTCGGCATCATGGCGGACCTCACGCCGCCGGTGGCGCTGGCGGCCTTCGCGGCGGCACCCATTGCCGGGGCATCGGGCCAGGCCATCGGCTGGATCGCCACCCGTATCGCCCTCGCCGGCTATGTGGTGCCGTTCATGGCGGTCTATTCCCCGGCGCTGATGCTGCAGGATGGAGATCCCATGGCCGCGGTCATCGGCTTCTGGCCGGCGGTGGCCTATGTGTTCGTGAAGGCGGTGGTGGCCATCATCCTGTGGGCCGGCACCGCCACCGGCTATCTGCTGGGCCCGCTGAACGTGGTGGAGCGCTTCATCGGCTTCGCCGCGGCGGCGCTGCTCATCCTCTCCTTGCCCTGGACCGACGAGGTGGGCTTCGCCACCGCGGCGGCGTTCATCGCCTGGCACTATTGGCGGACCCGCAACGCCACCCCGGCACGAGCCTAG
- a CDS encoding GntR family transcriptional regulator — MKTEKANESPDREAGVRSHAIAADLRAGILDGLFTPGTRVRQEELAERYGTSRIPVREALRDLESEGLVVLVPNSGAWIAKTDINECVEIYQIRERIEPLALSESIRRMDDATIARLAELCAQIEASTEVEDFLKLDREFHLLSYKAAAMPTLLAMIERFWNTTQHYRRAYSHLIGKDGQWIIHAEHRLIMEAIRRRDPVDVQHLLESHIRRTRLHLQANDLAALSGPRR, encoded by the coding sequence ATGAAGACCGAAAAAGCCAACGAAAGTCCCGACCGGGAGGCCGGCGTGCGCAGCCACGCCATTGCAGCGGATCTCAGGGCCGGGATTCTCGACGGGCTATTCACCCCCGGCACCCGCGTCCGGCAGGAGGAACTGGCCGAGCGCTACGGCACCAGCCGCATTCCCGTCCGCGAAGCCTTGCGGGACCTCGAAAGCGAGGGCCTCGTGGTGCTGGTGCCGAACTCCGGCGCGTGGATCGCCAAGACCGACATCAACGAGTGCGTCGAGATCTACCAGATCCGCGAGCGCATCGAGCCCCTCGCCCTCAGCGAGAGCATCCGCCGCATGGACGATGCGACCATCGCCCGCCTCGCCGAGCTGTGCGCGCAGATCGAGGCCTCCACGGAGGTGGAGGATTTCCTGAAGCTGGACAGGGAGTTCCATCTCCTGAGCTACAAGGCGGCGGCGATGCCGACCCTGCTCGCCATGATCGAGCGCTTCTGGAACACCACCCAGCATTACCGGCGCGCCTATTCCCACCTTATCGGCAAGGACGGCCAGTGGATCATCCACGCCGAACACCGGCTCATCATGGAGGCGATCCGGCGGCGGGACCCGGTGGACGTGCAGCACCTGCTGGAAAGCCACATCCGCCGCACGCGGCTGCATCTCCAGGCCAACGACTTGGCGGCCCTCTCCGGCCCTCGCAGATAA
- a CDS encoding acetoin dehydrogenase dihydrolipoyllysine-residue acetyltransferase subunit gives MPKEILMPALAAGMEEGHLVRWLKKEGERVKPGDLLAEIETDKAVMEMEADGEGRLGPILVGDGSRGVAVGTLIASILAEGEVAPEHPVVAQAPVAVAVAAPAPVAAPAAPLPAVPVAPTAAPTLAARAPSIAALVSARKVAASPLARRLADDYGVDLSGLAGSGPKGRIVRIDVERARPTVARPSPAPHRPAFSPAAQGLLNHAWLRQGEGRPLVLVHGFGSELNGWRPFLAGANLSRPVLGIDLPGHGGSAGHGAVTFEALVDAVGTTLEQLGVGGLDLVAHSLGAAVATALAAEGRLDVRSLFLLAPAGLGPDINGAFIAGFARARSAESLAPWMGELVADPAVLTPAFVKASAAARADDTLVAAQQRLAAGLFPDGTQAFSVRAALERLPVPVAVVFGGADRIIPPSHSRRLPGAVALHLFSGVGHMPQLEIRDAVWRLLERHLRAAG, from the coding sequence ATGCCCAAGGAAATCCTGATGCCCGCCCTCGCCGCCGGAATGGAGGAGGGCCACCTCGTCCGCTGGCTGAAGAAGGAAGGCGAGCGGGTGAAGCCCGGCGACCTCCTCGCCGAGATCGAGACCGACAAGGCGGTGATGGAGATGGAGGCGGACGGCGAAGGCCGCCTCGGTCCCATCCTCGTCGGCGACGGCTCGCGCGGGGTCGCGGTGGGGACCCTTATCGCCTCCATCCTCGCCGAGGGAGAGGTGGCGCCTGAGCATCCCGTCGTGGCTCAGGCGCCGGTGGCCGTGGCTGTAGCGGCGCCGGCCCCGGTCGCGGCACCTGCGGCGCCCCTCCCGGCGGTGCCGGTGGCGCCCACCGCCGCTCCGACCCTTGCGGCGCGGGCGCCCTCCATCGCCGCCCTGGTTTCCGCCCGCAAGGTGGCGGCTTCGCCGCTCGCCCGGCGGCTCGCCGACGATTACGGCGTGGACCTGTCCGGCCTCGCCGGCAGCGGGCCGAAGGGCCGCATCGTGCGGATCGACGTGGAGCGGGCGCGTCCCACCGTCGCCCGGCCGTCCCCGGCGCCGCATCGCCCGGCGTTTTCCCCGGCTGCGCAGGGCCTGCTCAACCACGCCTGGCTGCGGCAGGGGGAGGGCCGGCCGCTGGTGCTGGTGCACGGCTTCGGTTCCGAGCTCAACGGCTGGCGGCCCTTCCTCGCGGGCGCAAACCTTTCGCGGCCTGTGCTCGGCATCGACCTGCCGGGTCATGGCGGGTCGGCCGGCCACGGCGCGGTCACCTTCGAGGCGCTGGTGGACGCCGTGGGCACGACGCTGGAGCAGCTCGGCGTCGGCGGTCTCGACCTCGTCGCGCATTCGCTGGGCGCGGCGGTGGCCACCGCCCTGGCCGCGGAGGGGCGCCTTGACGTGCGCTCCTTGTTCCTCCTGGCGCCGGCCGGCCTCGGGCCGGACATCAACGGCGCCTTCATCGCGGGCTTTGCCCGCGCCCGGTCGGCGGAGAGCCTTGCGCCCTGGATGGGCGAGCTCGTCGCCGATCCAGCCGTGCTTACGCCCGCCTTCGTGAAGGCGAGCGCGGCGGCGCGGGCCGACGACACGCTGGTGGCCGCCCAGCAGCGCCTCGCGGCCGGCCTGTTCCCCGATGGGACGCAGGCCTTCAGCGTGCGCGCCGCCCTCGAGCGTCTGCCCGTTCCGGTCGCCGTGGTCTTCGGCGGCGCGGACCGGATCATTCCGCCCAGCCACAGCCGGCGCCTGCCCGGAGCCGTGGCCCTGCACCTGTTCTCCGGCGTCGGCCACATGCCGCAGCTGGAAATCCGCGACGCCGTCTGGCGCCTGCTGGAGCGCCACCTGCGCGCCGCCGGCTGA